The nucleotide window GTAAATTTGACAGTAACTAAGATAATAGTTGATAGTATATTATTTTTTATTAGCTATTTTATTCAAAAACATTTCATATTTAAAAAAAGAAGTAAGGAGAGAAAAAAAGTTGGAGTTTTTTAAAAAACCATATAGGTGGGCAATAATAGTCACAATTATAATAATATCTTTTTCAACTTTTGTGTTGCTAGACACCTTTGTTATACCTAAATCGAAAGAAACTGTTGAAAGTTATAACAGTGATAGTAATACAACATCAGCTAATAAGAGTGAAAGTGATACAACAAAAGAAACGGAATCTGTGGTTTCAGAGAATAGTTACTCTGATGACAATATTGAAATATCTATTGAAACAGAGAGAAAGGATGAAACAACTTATTATGTTGCGGATATTACAATAAAAGATAAGGCTTTACTAAAAACAGCTTTTGCGGAAAATACTTATGGCAGAAATATTAAGGAAAAAACATCGGAAATTGCAAAAGAGCATAATGCTATTCTTGCTATAAATGGAGATTTTTACGGATTTAGGGATGCTGGTTATGTTTTACGTAATGGAATATCATACAGGGAAACAAAGAGAACTTCTGATAATGATGAAGCTTTGGTAATTGATAACGATGGTAACTTTAAAATTATAAATGAAAATAACACTGATATGGATGAATTAGGTAGTGATATATGGCAAATAATTTCTTTTGGACCAGCATTAATTAAAGATGGGGAAATTGTAGTAGATGCTAATGACGAAGTAGCTAAGTCTATGAATAGTAATCCAAGAACTGCTATAGGACAAGTTGCACCGCTACATTATATTGCTGTTGTATCAGATGGTAGAACTAGTGAAAGTAAAGGATTCTCTCTTGAAGAGTTAGCAGAAGTATTTAAAGAAAAAGGATGCACTGTCGCATATAATTTAGATGGTGGAGGATCTTCATCAATGGTATTTATGGGGGAAGTAATAAATAAGCCTACAACAAATGGTAAGAGAATTGAAGAAAGGGAGGTTAGTGATATTGTTTATATCGGATATTAGAAAGAAGTTTTTAAAAACAATAGTAATTTTTGTAATATCAACTATATTTGCATTTATTTTTAATAAGGTCTATGGCATTTTCGGACATGGAGTTACTTCGCCTTACATGACATATATGTTTCTATATCCTTTAGTAGGAGGCGTTCTTTTCTATGGAATTATTATGTTGTTTATACCAAGTATAGTAAATAAAAAGAAATATAGATTTTTTTATAATATTTATAATTCAGGTATTGCAATATTAACAGTTGGAAGTTTATTAAGAGGAGTAATGGAGATTGCCGGAACATCTTCATTTTATCTGATGGTTTATACTCTTATAGGATGGTTATGTATTATTATATCAATAAGTGTTTTAATAATTGAATAAACAATTACTTTACAAAAAATTTTATAAAAATTTATTTATAATTAGTTAAATATGATGGTATAATATCAAAGTTAGGGTAAGTATATTTTTGACAATTAAATTATAAGGGTGATAAAAGTGGAAGAAAAGATAAACAATGATGAAGATAGTAGTAATATTGGAAAAATTATTAATATAATTAATAGACTTTTTAAATTTGCTGGTTCATCAATAATTAGTGCTGTAGTAGATTTATCTATTTTTACTGTACTTACTAATGAAATTTTATTTAGTATACCGATGAATGTA belongs to Clostridium bornimense and includes:
- a CDS encoding phosphodiester glycosidase family protein, translated to MEFFKKPYRWAIIVTIIIISFSTFVLLDTFVIPKSKETVESYNSDSNTTSANKSESDTTKETESVVSENSYSDDNIEISIETERKDETTYYVADITIKDKALLKTAFAENTYGRNIKEKTSEIAKEHNAILAINGDFYGFRDAGYVLRNGISYRETKRTSDNDEALVIDNDGNFKIINENNTDMDELGSDIWQIISFGPALIKDGEIVVDANDEVAKSMNSNPRTAIGQVAPLHYIAVVSDGRTSESKGFSLEELAEVFKEKGCTVAYNLDGGGSSSMVFMGEVINKPTTNGKRIEEREVSDIVYIGY